TGGTAATGTATTGCGGATGAGATATTCGATTGCTTCAACAGATTCGGAGTCTTCAATAGGTGTTATTTGATCGTCGAAATCAAAACAAATCCATTGTGAACCTTCATCGGAGAAAAATGATTTTAACGCTTGTGCACGTGTACCTTTTTCTTTTGGGCCTTTGCCGCGAATGATCAATTTGTTGGGGTCTTTAGCAGTCTCTTTAATAGCGTTATATAAATCGACTATGTTTTCTAAATAAACAGTTGTGTAATCGAAGTGCTTGGCGTGTGTTGGTTTTGGCTTTACTACTTCGCCATTAACGAAATTAAATACTTTATTGCAAGGTATCTTGCCCTTTAAAACTGTGATGAATGATTTTTGCCCAGTTGTGTTCATTGTGAAAATTCCTTATAAATAATTATGTTGTGTTCAATCCCGTTAATGAGTTGCCGCTCTTAACGGGATTTTTTTTGTCTCTTGTTTTGTTAGGCTTCGGCTTTAGCTTCGGCTAAGGCAGTGTTTAATTTTTTAATTAGTGCCCTGGCCTGCTTAATGTCGTAAAAACGGGTTAGTACATGTTGCTGTAGTTGTGTCTTACCCGTAGCTAAAATTGTCCGGTAGCGATACCAATTGCCGTTGTACCCTTCGTACTCCCACTTGCTGAATTGTTTAGTTCGCATGGTTGTGTACTCCCAGGTCTTTTGATAACTCCTCTAATTTCGAAATCAAGGTGCTGATCTTGCGAAATTCTTTATTGCCTCGTCCTATACTATTTAGGATGATTGAACGCACTTGATTAAACTCTTGCTGCGCAACCGCGATGGAGTCAGAAAGTGTGGCTGCATCTTTCTCAGTGATACCGAAATAATGTTTATGATTCATAGTAATGTTGCTCCTTAGTGATTAATTAAATTAGTTACTATGAATTTATTTATCGTTGAAAAACAAAAATGGAAATTTTTTTGAAATTTTGCAGTAATCTATTGATTATATTGATGAAATTATTACGTGGGTTTTGAAAGTTTTTTAGTGCCGGGGTTTTTGTGGTCGTTGAGATGCGCCGTAGGCGTCTTGGTGAGATAGTGATAACGCCGTGGTAAACGCCGTTGAGACGCGCCGCAGGCGTCTTGTGTTGAGAATGCGATTTTTGAGACTTTTTGACTTGTTGAAAATGCGTTTTTTGAGACAAAGTCCTAAAAAGCGCATTTTCAATTTGCGCATTTTTTAAGAAAAAAACTAAGTAAATCAACGAGTTATCTCAATCCCGTAGTATGAAAAGTTGTTTATATTAATATAAATATAGTTTCATACTACGGGCACCGCACCAATCCCTACAATCGAGGGCCAGATCAAGCAGTAAAATTACAGATATTCTGGTACTTAACTGATTCAATTACCGGTAATTCAACACCAGCCAGCCATGAATCAGTTACCGCGACCGCAGCGGCGTACACATGCTTCCAATCAAAGGTCGTGTCCACTATGAGCACTTCTTTATCCATACCGGTTATCCACATTCGATGTCCTGCCATAACTGAATCTTTAATCAGTTTCCATCCCCTCACTTTCAGCCGCTGCTTTTTACCCATCAAAGCCATTTTTTGCCATTTACCTCTACCAGTCATATCACTTACTTCCAATGGTTCATACAGGACTTCATCTTTGACGATATAACGGGTATCTCTGCTCGAATTACAACTCGCATCATTCAACAGCTCATAACCTTGGTTCTTCAAATCCCAGAACAGCTCTTCCTCACTGGCTTTATGTCTAGCATAACCGCAGTCTTCTACACCGAGTTCAATACCATTCTCAATACAGTGCTTGATGAAGTTACATTTCGGGTTGTCTTTATTTTCTTTTAAATGTTGTTTGAATCTTTTCTGAGGATTAGACGAACGCCCTGCGTAGAACGGAATCTTCTCGTTATTTTGAATTGAATATAGATAGTAAATCTTGTCGAATTTGGCAGTCATTTTATTTCCTTTTCGGTAAAGGAAATATTTATCAATGACAGTAGATGTGTCAAAACCCGTGCAAATCCTGCGCATACTGCGATTTAACAAGCGGTCAGTGTCAACCTGTCAGATTGCTATGGTCAAAAACAGTGACACCACCAGAGTTTATTGACCTGTTAAAATCCATTGTAGATTTTTACCGAAGAATCCCTGTCATTTTCCACAGGTCATAAAAAAAGCGATGACCACATCAACTACCTGTGACCAATCGCTTTAAACGCAGGAATCTTCGCGAATTTACTTAGGTTTTAACGCTTTCCATAACTTATGTGAATACACCACACTCATTTCCATCTCTTCAATTGCATATTTCAAGAAGTCAGCCAACTTCGCACTAGGATTGGCTTTTAGCCATTCCTCTATGCGATCACGTTTCGTGACAACCTTATCTTTACCGTTACCTTTTAACTCTCTAATCCGTTTTTTATTCTCTTTAATTTTGTCTTGGAAACTTTTTATCTCGGCTTCCAACTCTTCAATCTCTTTTTGGATCAGCTGGCTTAACTCTGTTTCTTCTGACTGAATCGGACCAACGAATTCATTATTAGTGGTTACTTCTTCATTAATTGGTGCGTTATCTTTTTTATTAGATGGGATGTTTTGATTTTTGTTTTTAGATGCCATGATGGTTATCTCCGAATGATTGAATGAAATATGTTTGTTCCAACTACAACTATATAATCAAGCAATCAAACCAAAACGACACTCCGGTACAGTCCAATAAGTCCAACAATATTTCTTTCATTAAATAAAAAATCCAACACGGTCGTACACATTATTCAAAGTTATGAAAAAATGGTTTTTGGACTCCAAATAGTCCAACGAGTCCAAGAGTCCAACACTTTTCTTTACTTCAAATTAAATATCCAACACGCCCGTGTTCATTATTTAAAGGCAGTTAAATTACCAACCAGTCCACCAAATTCTTTTCAAACTCTACCACTGACCATTTCTTAAGATTTTCTGAAGCCATAAATATTACCCCCATATATGCCGCGCCACTGGACCATTTACCCATATATCTGGGGGTTTAGTATTAATATAGCTCCCAACACCATTCCCCCACCATCCCCCACCATTCCAAAACGTCCAATACCGTTTTAACCACTCGCACAATAACTATCTCTTGATTGTTCTATAACTATTCAAATAACTGTGCATTGGACTGTAGTGGGATGGAATCACGTTCTTACATGGTCTTGTGAATGGTGGAGGACCGTGGTAAACGCCGCAGGCGTCTTGGTGAGAATGCGAAAACAGGACTTTTTGACTTGTTGAAAATGCGCTTTTTAGGACAAAGTCCTAAAAAGCGCATTTTCAATTTGCGCATTTTTGAAGAAAAAAACTAAGTAAATCAACCGGTTATCTCAATCCCGTAGTATGAAAAGTTGTTTATATTAATATAAATATAGTTTCATACTACGGGAAGTCAATTAATCCCGACAATTGAGGGCCGCGGCGCGGTTTTTTGTCAACCTTTTTACACCCTACATTAAATCCCTTCCAAGTCTGATGGGATTTATTCCTCCGCTTCTAGGAAGTCTTTCGAAATTCTATCTATCTTTCTTTATTGCATTATAACTAGTTGAAGTTATTAAACAATTTTAATAAGACATTATTTTCCCTACAACGATAGAAGTGTAAATCCCTCCTAAATTCGGTGGTTTCTCAAAGACCATAAATATAAGTATCAAGTAATTTCAAAGGATACAAAGATTATGGAAGAGAAAGTAGAAAAGAAAAAGAAGGCAAAGAAGGCAAAGAACCCTGGTGGGCGCAGACCAGATAAGGTTCAGATAAGGCAGATGAGTGTCGAGGACATCAATAAGGTTATCTATCCCAATTTTGAACAAGACATGGCTGAGGTTCTCGACCGACTGTACTTTAACCCTGCTGTAGAGTTGATTAAAAAGTTTGAAACTATTGAAACTATCTTTAACGCTAAAAAGGATACGCTTACATTTGCGGAAATCAATACTTACATGAAGACCTACACAGCAGGTATTGGTGCCTTATTGCCTTATGTGTATTCGAAGAAAGCCGTTAAGCATGATGTCCAGAAGCTAGAAGTTCAGGCTTCCTACTCAGACATGTTGGATCATTTAAATAGTAAAGCATTGGAGAATAAAGGTCCTGAGTACGTTGAAGATAGTATTGATGGTGATTGGGATTCAATTGATTGATTGGACCCTGGTGCCCTGAAATTATCGCGCCACACCAGATAGGATTTGGGTAGGGGTGATGAAATAGGGACCCGGGCCTTTAAAAGAACATGCCCAATTTCAATTTTCCGACCGGGGGTATATCAAAAGCCCCAAAAAATTTTCCCGAAAATTTTACGGATTTACGTACTACTAAAAATGGATTTTTTATGACCGAAAAACAAAAAATTTTAAACCTTATACAACTATACAAAAACGATTTTCCACTTTACGCCGAATCGGTTCTCAAACTGGTTGATAAGAAAGGTAACTTAATAGATTTTAATCTCAATCCACTTCAACAAAAATTACATGAGGCAATTGAAAAACAAAAGCGTGAGACCGGTAAAGTTCGAGTCATTGTACTAAAAAGCCGCAAATTAGGTATATCGACGTACACTGCCGCACGCAACATCCATCTGACTGCGTTTAACAAGCATAAGAGATCGGTGGTTATCACTCACCAAAGTGACTCCACCTCCGCTCTATTCAAGATTTACAAAAGATTTCACGAAAACCTCCCTCCGTTTTTACAACCCAAGTTAAAAAGTAACAACGCTAAAGAGTTTGAGTTCGGTGAGTTGGACAGTTCAATCAAGGTGGCGACAGCCGGTTCCAAAGAAACCGGACGTGGTGAAACAATTAACTACTTGCACGCTTCTGAAATAGGGTTCTGGAGCAACGATTTCGAAATTGCGGCAGGTTTAATGCAGGCCGTGCCGGAAGCTGAAGGGACTGAGATTATCATTGAATCCACCCCTAACGGGATTGGTAACCTTTTTCACAGTATGTGGGAAGGTGCGGTCAGCGGAGATAACTCATATTTACCGATATTTTTCGGATGGAATCTCGATCCGGACTGTTCCGCTAAGGTGCCTAAAAATTTTGAATTATCTGAGGACGAAAAAACGTATGCAGAATTGTGGGATCTGAGTCATGAACAAATTTTTTGGCGCAGAACCAAAATCAAGCAGATGGGGCTTGAGAAATTTACACAAGAGTACCCAATTTCAGCCGCTGAAGCATTCAGATCGACCGAAGGTAACACATTTATCCCTAGTGATTTGGTTATTCGTGCAAGAAAAAACATCTTGCCTCCAGAACCAAAGGAAATGCCGCTGATTCTAGGCGTAGACGTTGCATCTAGTGGTGGCGACAAGACGTGTATCGTGTGGCGCAAGGGTAATACTATGGAGAAGTACCAAAAATTCTCCAAACTAGCTAATGATGAAGTAGCCGATCAGCTTATCAACATCATTCGTAAAGATAACCCAGCTAAAGTCTTCATTGACAGCACAGGTGGATATGGGAGTGGTGTCGCAGCTTGTATGCGAATACGTGGATATGACTGCGAAGAGATACATTTTAGCAATTCCCCAATCGATCTACAGTACGCAAATAAACGTGCGGAGATGTTTGGTGAATTAAAGAATTGGCTACAGAGCAATGTATCGATACCTGACACCGATGAAATCGAACTTGATCTGACGTGTTTTGGCTATAAGCACAACAACATGTCTAGATTGGTACTAGAAAGCAAAGAAGATGTTAAGAAGAGATTCAAGCGATCCCCAGACATCGCAGACGCGTTAGCTCTTACCTTTTCATATCCAGTAGGCCCTCATTTATCCGCATCAGCCCAAGGCAACTGGGAGGCTATGCGCAACCGCACTCCAGATTACGCGTGGTAAAGGAATACATATGAATTTTAGATATGGAAATATAAAGACAGATTACGAACAACTGAAAACTGGTTTAGAAGCGGTTTATAACAAGCTTCAACTCGATGAAATCCATCCAGTAAATATGATCGCAGACATATACCAAGGCAATTTAGCCTTCGTTGTGTCTACCTCAAATGAAACCGATATGGGTGTTTTCTATGTAAGGACACTCCCTTACAGCACTGAACGCCAATTATGGATAAACATTGCTTATGCCGCCGCTGGCGATGCCTTTGAACTATACATGGAAGACTGGGAAGAGCTAGCCAAAGACCTCAATTGTACGTCTATCGGCTGGCAGAGTAAGCGATTAGGTTATTTACGGTCATTAAAAAGACTAGATAACACCGACATTTACAGTATCGAGTATAGAAAATCTCTATAAATATAAAGATACCACAAAAGGATTTGAAAACATGGCAAAAAGACTTAAAAATCAAGACCTAGTTAAAATGATTGATGATGAAATCTCATTATCAAACACATACAACAGTAAAATTAGCACAGAACGCGCAACCGCTCTTAAATACTACAACAAAGAGCCTTTCGGGAACGAAAAACGAGGCCGTTCCACTTATGTAAGCTCCGAGGTAATGGAGTGTATAAGCTGGGCAATGCCTCAAATCATGAAAATCTTCGCTTCTGAAGATGTTGTCCAATTTAATCCAGATGCACCCGGTAAAGAAATCAACGCCGAACTAGCGACTGAATATTGCAAACACATCTTACACAAGAAAAATAAAGGTTTTTCAATCCTCCACAACTTCTTCCATGACGCATTGTTACAAAAGAACGGTGTGATGAAAGTGTATTACGACAATGCTCCTGAATTTATTCGAGAAGAATACGAAGGTTTGAGTGACATTGAATTAACCCAGTTGGTGCAAGATGAATCACTGGAGCCGATTGAACATGAGACTGTAGAAATTGGCGTTGACCCTCTGACCAATCAACCCGTGTTAGCTCACAATTTAACTGTCAAACGGAAAAAAACCAAAACCGGCAATATTAAAATTGAAACTATTCCACCAGAAGAGTTAGTCGTTTCAAAACGTGCCAGAACATTGGATTTAAACGAATCTCCATTCGTTGCCCATCGGGTAAAAAAGACAATTTCTTGGCTGAGAGAACAAGGATACAACATCCCTGATGACATTAACGATGGCCAGGAAGACAACACTGATCTATCACAAGAAAGACAACAACGTAATGCCTTTGATGGCAACTATATGGCTGATTACGACGATAAAAGCGTCGATCCAGCTCAAAGACAAGTTACTGTGGTGGAGGCTTATTTCCGTGTTGATTTCAACGGCGATGGTATTTCTGAGTACAGAAAAGTTACTAAAGTCGGTTCAACTATTTTAGATAATGAAGAAGTTTATACCCAACCATTTATAGCTACGTCTCCATACCCGCAACCCCATAGATTTAATGGCTTGTCTATGGCTGACTTGGTAAAAGATTTGCAGTTATTGAAATCGCTGTTGATGCGGGCTGTGTTAGATAGCTTCGCATTCAATATTAACCCTGCCAAAGCGGTGGATATGAACAAAGTGGTAGACGTAAACGACTTGTTAGACACCAATCCTGGTAACTACATCCGTATGCGTGGGGATATCAATAACTCTTTCTTTACTATCCCATCATCTGGGGTTGGCACCGAAGCATTCTCATTATTGGGATATCTAGACGATGTGACCGAAAGCCGTTCCGGTGTTAGCCGAATGACACAAGGCATAGACGCGAATGTATTCAATAAAACAGCGACTGGCACACAAGCTATCATGTCAGCGAGTCAAGAGAAGATCGCTTTGATCGTCCGTATCTTCGCTGAAAGTGTTGGTGAATTGTATAAGAAGATTATTCAGCTAGCGTCAATCTACGCTAAAGGCCCTGAGCTTATTCAAATCAACAGTGAATTTGCTGAAGTTAATCCAAAAGAATGGACTAATTTAGACACCATTTCTGTTTGCGTTGGAACTGGGGCATTAGATAAGCAAATTGAATTAGGTAACATCAATCAATTGATCCAGTTGCAACAAACATTAGCAACATCCAATATGCCAGAAGCTATGGCGTTAATTGGTCCAGACAAAATTTACAACTCATTAGCATCCTTGACTAAGGCAATGGGTTACAAAACGGTTGATAAATTCTTCAACAACCCTGTTTCTATGAATTACCAACAAACCTATCAAGCCTTGTTACAAAAAGCATCAACACCACCTCCACCTGATCCGATGGTTGTAACCGCGCAATTACAAGCGCAAAGCTTACAACAGAAGAATGAACAGGACATGTTGATCAAAACGGCTGATTTTGAATTGGAAAAATTGAAGGCAGACAGAGATTTCGAATTACAGAAAATCGAACTCCAACTGAAGTATGAAACAGAGTTAGCCAAATTGCAGCAAAAGGATGAAATGGAAAGAATGAAGCTGCAATTAAGCAACTTGCCTTCATTAGACCCTAGCAATGGATTGTTACCACCTAGCGAGATTGCAGCTCTTCAGGATGTGATGCGGATTCAAGAGAGGCATACTCCATCACCGCAAGCACCAGGCGGTCAACCTCCAGGTGTTTAAAATGTGTAGCCGCTTACTGTTACCGTTAGATTCCATCCGGTTATTTTATTGATAAATATTATTAAACAACTGGATACACCCATGACGAGAGAACAGCAATTATTAAAAATTATTGAAATCGGGGATAGGTTTCAAGTGATTCTCGAAAATGAAGCATTTCGAGATACGGTCAAATCTACCGAACAGCGGATAAAAACAGAATGGCAGGAAGCTCAGACCACAGAAGAGAGAGAATCCAAATGGTATCTCTTACAAGCATTAACAATGTTGCTGACTGAATTAAGGATGCCGGTCACCGAGAAGTATTTAGCTACTCGACAGTTACAAAAATTAACTGATAACGACGAATAACATTACAACCCCAATAGATGAATAAGGACAAGGCCCGATGCCACCCACTCATCAAGGAAATTAATCATGGAAAACGAAAACTTAAATATTGAAGATACCGAAATTGATTCAACTGATCCTATCGAACCAGTTGAAGAAGATATTACCGATAAAATTGCCTCATTGCTTGGTGATGGTCCAGCTACCCCACCAGTAGCAGAAGAAATTGAACCGGCTAAAGTACCTGATACCTCTGAATTACCCTCACCTGCCTTACCTGATGACTACAAGGTAACCATCAAAGTAAATGGCGTAGAACAGGAAGTTCCTTTATCCGAACTGAAGAATGGCTATCAGCGCCAACAAGACTATACCCAAAAAACACAAGAATTATCTCAGCAACGTCAAGAGATAGATTCTAAGAAAGCTGAATATGACCAGTTTTTAAATAGTATCCCGTTATTAACTCAAGTTGCTCAAAACAACATTAATGAAGCGGTTGAGAAGTTATATTCCCCCGACTTTATCGATTTAGCGAATACTGATCCCGCTGCATATATTGCTGAAAAAGCGAAGTTGGAAAACGTCATCGCACAGAATCAAAAAGCTCATACACAGATGGTTCAGCAGTATCAACAACACCAAGCAGAAATCCAAAATCAGTATCAAGCTGCGTTAGGCGAACAGTTACAAAAAGCACACGAACAGTTATCTAAAGAAATTCCAGGCTGGTCTGATGGATCAACTATCGAAGCATTAAGAAATTACGCGGTTTCTGATTCCGTAGGTTTCAAGCTAAATGAATTAGACGCGTTGATTGACCCAAGACAAGTTCATATTTTGAACAAGGCTCGGTTGTACGACGAAATGATGGCGAAACAAAACGTAGCAGCTAAAAAGGTTCAAAACGTCCCTCCAAGAGTTTTACAACCTGAAAATGAAACTGCAACAGCAGAAGATGACTTCGCTAAACGTAAAAGAGCGGCGATTAAGAGCGGCGATACTCATGCAATTGAAGCCTTATTAGCTGAACTCTTATAAATATAATTATAGAAGTCATTTAATTACTGACACTGAATAGAGAGACAAAAAACATGGCAAAAACAACTATTGATGAGGTTATTAAAACACCAGTAACCACAACAAAAACAGTAGAAGAAATAATCAGACAGTTCGATAAAGAAGCTGCTGAAGACTTTAAATATCGCATTCGTTTAAACAGCATTTCTGGTGATAGCTCACCTGAATTAGAAAAAGCATTAACTGATAGATTTCCTCTATTGGTTATTAACCGAACTGCCGAAAAAACAATTTCATTCAATCTTTCCAATGGGAAGGTTATAAAAATTTGAAGTAATAACACCTGAAGATGAATGAAACCCTGATTGGACAATTCATTCATCTTCACAGGACGTATTCTGGAAGCGCGGAATACTTCCAAAGCCTATTAAGGGAACAATAGGACCAAGGACGGACAAGAGCAGGATGCTCACCCTAACAGCCTTGCGATGATTGTTAAAAATGCGCGAACTAAAAATTTGGCTCATTAAATACATACATCCATAGGAGGATATAACATGGCCGTTTCACAAGTAACAACTTATAACGCAGTTGGCACACGCGAAGATTTATCTGATCTGATCAGCAATATTTCACCAACTGAAGCTCCCTTTCAAAAAATGTGTCGTAAAGGCAAAACCTCTAGCACCATGTACGAGTGGCAAACAGAAAGTTTGGCTGCTGCTGCTGACAACGCTGCTATCGAAGGTGCTGCTGCTCCTGCCGCGTCTATGGAATTAACAACTAGACAACGCAACTACACCCAAATCTTAACTAAATCAGCTTCTGTTACAGGTACTGGTGACATTACCGCCAAAGCAGGTCGTGGTAAAGAGATGGCACATCAAATCAAAAACAAAACTCTTGAATTAAAACGTGATTTAGAATTCGCATTAACACAGAACGGTATCGCTGTTGCTGGTGACACATCTACTACTGCACGTAAATTCAAAGGTTTGGAATGCTGGATTGGTGATAACCAGTCATTAGGTGCTGCTGGTTCACCTGTTGCTCCAAACCCCGAAGGTGCATCCGGTATTGGTACTGCGGCTACTGATGGTACTGCTGAAGCCTTTACTGAAGCCCGATTACAAGCTGTTTTGGAATCTTGCTACAACAATGGTGGTAAACCAGACACTATTATGGCTGGTCCTGGTAACCGTAGGGTATTTTCATCATTTGACGGTGTTTCATCTGCACAAAATATGGATGTTAACAACGGTAAAGTCATTGCCTCTATGAAGATTTATGAATCTGACTGGGGTGATTTAGTAGTTGTGCCTAATATCTTCCAACGTAACCGTACGGTATTCGTATTGGATAGCTCAGGTTTCGAATTGGTTGAAGCTCGTCCACTACAAACAATTGATATTGCAAAAACTGGCGACAGTGATACAAAACAATTGTTAATGGAAGTTGGCTTGAAAGTAGACAACTGGCACGCTCATGGCGCTGTCCGCGATTGTACCTAATCACTGATTAGGTTTCTCTAAAGATGGGGTCTGAAATACGACCTCATCTTTCTAATAAACACACCAACCAAATTTTCATGGAGCGAAAATGTTAGACAACTCATTTCAAGTATTAAAAGAAGGTATATCAATAGCATCAGGCGCAACCACATCTGCTGCCATAGCTTTACCTACTACTTCCACCGGATCGAACCCGTTATACGTCAGAGTGGTAGCTGCATCTGGTAGCGTCCATATTAAATTCGGCAAATCCGACGTTGCTGCGACAGCTAATGACCTTTTAATCACCACAACCCCACAAATACTTAAAGTAGCCGGTCTCACTCATTTTGCGATTATCCAGAGAGCAGCGACGCAGACACTGAATATTACCGCTGTCGAGGGTTAATCAATGGCATTCGAGTTAT
This is a stretch of genomic DNA from Methylobacter sp. YRD-M1. It encodes these proteins:
- a CDS encoding GIY-YIG nuclease family protein, which gives rise to MTAKFDKIYYLYSIQNNEKIPFYAGRSSNPQKRFKQHLKENKDNPKCNFIKHCIENGIELGVEDCGYARHKASEEELFWDLKNQGYELLNDASCNSSRDTRYIVKDEVLYEPLEVSDMTGRGKWQKMALMGKKQRLKVRGWKLIKDSVMAGHRMWITGMDKEVLIVDTTFDWKHVYAAAVAVTDSWLAGVELPVIESVKYQNICNFTA
- a CDS encoding SU10 major capsid protein, which codes for MAVSQVTTYNAVGTREDLSDLISNISPTEAPFQKMCRKGKTSSTMYEWQTESLAAAADNAAIEGAAAPAASMELTTRQRNYTQILTKSASVTGTGDITAKAGRGKEMAHQIKNKTLELKRDLEFALTQNGIAVAGDTSTTARKFKGLECWIGDNQSLGAAGSPVAPNPEGASGIGTAATDGTAEAFTEARLQAVLESCYNNGGKPDTIMAGPGNRRVFSSFDGVSSAQNMDVNNGKVIASMKIYESDWGDLVVVPNIFQRNRTVFVLDSSGFELVEARPLQTIDIAKTGDSDTKQLLMEVGLKVDNWHAHGAVRDCT
- a CDS encoding portal protein: MAKRLKNQDLVKMIDDEISLSNTYNSKISTERATALKYYNKEPFGNEKRGRSTYVSSEVMECISWAMPQIMKIFASEDVVQFNPDAPGKEINAELATEYCKHILHKKNKGFSILHNFFHDALLQKNGVMKVYYDNAPEFIREEYEGLSDIELTQLVQDESLEPIEHETVEIGVDPLTNQPVLAHNLTVKRKKTKTGNIKIETIPPEELVVSKRARTLDLNESPFVAHRVKKTISWLREQGYNIPDDINDGQEDNTDLSQERQQRNAFDGNYMADYDDKSVDPAQRQVTVVEAYFRVDFNGDGISEYRKVTKVGSTILDNEEVYTQPFIATSPYPQPHRFNGLSMADLVKDLQLLKSLLMRAVLDSFAFNINPAKAVDMNKVVDVNDLLDTNPGNYIRMRGDINNSFFTIPSSGVGTEAFSLLGYLDDVTESRSGVSRMTQGIDANVFNKTATGTQAIMSASQEKIALIVRIFAESVGELYKKIIQLASIYAKGPELIQINSEFAEVNPKEWTNLDTISVCVGTGALDKQIELGNINQLIQLQQTLATSNMPEAMALIGPDKIYNSLASLTKAMGYKTVDKFFNNPVSMNYQQTYQALLQKASTPPPPDPMVVTAQLQAQSLQQKNEQDMLIKTADFELEKLKADRDFELQKIELQLKYETELAKLQQKDEMERMKLQLSNLPSLDPSNGLLPPSEIAALQDVMRIQERHTPSPQAPGGQPPGV